In Patescibacteria group bacterium, the genomic window TTCTTCATTCAAGGTAAGAATAAGACCTTGCTTTAATTTAAACTCATCCATCGCTTCTAATAAACCTTCAATTTCCCTCTTTTTGTTTTCTTTGGTTAGAGCCAGGGTTGCTTGGACAGCCGAGGTAATTTTATTTTTTTCTTTAATAATAAAATCGCATTCTTTTTTGTCTTTATAATAATAAATTTCCTGGCCTCGTCTTTTTAATTCAATAAAAATTAAATTTTCCAGCATCTTGCCTTTGTCTTCTGAAAAAGAAAATGCCACCGTGTTTCTCATGCCGTTGTCTATAACATAAACTTTTTTGTCGGATACATATTGTTTTTTGAGCGAATAATCATATTTGTATAATTCAAAAATCAAATAGCTTTCCTGCATAAATTCCAAATAATTCTTAACCGAGGTTGCGCTCTTAAAGTTTAAAGTATTTTTTAAAGAATGATAGCTTATTTCTTGAGTAAAATTAGCAAATAAATAATTCGCTAATTGTTTAAAATTTTTAGTGTCTTTAATTTGGAAACGAACCAACAAATCCTTATAAATCACATCTTCGTAAATTCGTTTAACAAATTCGCTGTCTTGATGCTTAACAAATTCCGGAAATCCGCCTTGTTTCAAATAATAATCAAAATTTTTTAAAATATCGGCTTGAGCGATCGTTCCCTTCATTTGAAAATCTTTTTTCTTAAACATCAGAAATTCCTTAAAAGAAAAAGGATACAGATCTATTTTAAAATAACGGCCGGTTAAATGGGTGGCCAGCTCCGAGCCAAGCAACTTGGCGTTTGACCCGGTTATAAAAACTTTATAGCCTTCATCATAAATTCTTCTGACAAACCTTTCCCATTTCGGCACATTCTGAATTTCGTCCAAAAAAATCGTTTGGGCCTGATGCGTTTTGCGGAATGCCAGCATTAAATTTTGGAAATCTGAAACCTCAAAACCCAGAAGCCTTTCGTCGTCAAAACTAATATAATAAAATTGCTTTATTTTTCTTGAAAATTGAGCTAAAAGCGTTGACTTGCCGCTCCTCCTGATGCCAGAAATAGCGGTTATTTGGTTGGTTCTTAAATATTTCTGAAAATTAATGTCCCGAATTACGCCTATGTCTTTGGACCTAAAGGCGCTTGATTGATCAGAAATAATATCTTCTAATTTGTTTATGTTTATCATAAATTATTTACATTGTAAATGTTAATAATATAAATTTATACACATTTACAGTGTAAATTATATTAAACCGTTTGTCAAATATTGCTTATTCGCAATTACCCGCCAAATTCCTTTTGCGCTTGGCTGAATTTTTTGGAAGTAATAAGACCAATTTCATAAGCCAACCGAAACCGAATTTTAAATTTATCAAAAAGTCGGCTGATTTTTTCAATGCCTTCCTTCTTCTGGCTGTCTGGCAAAGAATTGGTTTGGATAATTTCATCTAATACCTGCCAGATTATCTGTTGCAATTCTGCGCCCAAACTATATTTATATTCTTTGCGAAATTGCTGGACGACCCTGTAAACAAATTTAATGAACTCATAAGTTTTGATATAAATCGGCAAATGGGAATATTGAGCCATAAAATTTTGCTGTAAGCATAAAATCTATTGCCTTAACGAACACAGCGGACATTGTAACTGAAAGTCTTAGTACCGTAGCTCGTGTTGCCGTTGTTCAAGTTCACGTTCCAGGCATTGGCAGTATTATTGTAGTTCTCCGTAGAAGACCAGAAGTTGTTGCCGGGATTAGGCAAACTGTTAGCAGAACCGTCAATATAGGCCTGTTGTAATTGTTTCTGCGTTGGCAAATACCAATCGCTATAACCGCCAAAACCGCCTCCTGAATTATACGAGTTTAACGCGTTGCAAAAACCAATGGCTCGACCCCCGGTTGGCCTGGTTCCGTCAGTCACTGCGCCAAAAGTATTTTTAGTTGAGCTGGCGGAACCGGCTTCTGCCGCTACATCGGACCAGTACAAGCCCGTGCGCCCATCTCTTTTAATCATACCGCTAAATAAATCCAGTTCAGACGGCTCGTCCTCGCCAGCAGCAACCGAGCCCAGATAATTTATCGCTTGGTAATCGCTTGCTGGCAAGTCCGCTATTATGGTCCAGGTCGCCTCCTCGCCGGTGTATTCACCGCTCGTGCCAGTAGAACTAACCCAGTCATCTTTGGTTTGGTTTTTTTGATTGGTGAACATACTGCCAGTAACCTGCGCGCCGTCAACAAAAGCAATTTTATCATTGGCAATATCGCCAGCCGCGGCGTCGCCGGCGGAAGTGTCCACCACATTAACATTGCCAGCAAAACCAAAAATTGTTACACCGCTTTTAATGTTGGCGCTGGCCAAATACGAATCCACAGCGGCCAAAGTCGTAGCCTCATAATAACCGGCGCTCACGGTATCGTTAGCATCTGATAAAGTTTGAGTGGTTATTGAACCGGTTACTTCTACGCCATCCACCCAGGCGATTTTGCCGGCAAGGATATCCGTGTCCGCGGCATCGCCCGTGTCTTTCATGCACCAGCGGTTAGAGCCGTCGCCGGCGCCGTCATAAGCAGTGGAAACCAGATTGTCTGCGCCGTCAAAGCTGGAAGTGGCGCAAGCTAAAACAAGGGTGCCGGTATCTAAAGTCCAGTCCGCGGTTAAGTGCGCGGTTTTAGCGGAAAAAACATCAGCCGCCGCAGCCGTGCCGCCGTCCGGAGTTAAAGTGCCGGCTACGCCAAGATACGAGGTACCCAGTTTGACCGTAGTCGTGGCAATATCCGGAATTGCCTCATAAATCTGCTTAAGAGTGTAAAGAGTGGCGGCAGGCAAAGCAGAAGGCGCAAAATCGTGATTAGCTTCGGTGTTAGTGGCGTTGGTCGCCAGCCGGTTGTAAATGTCAGTTAAAGTGTAAAAAGTCGCGGCTGGGCTGGCGGATGGCGTTAAAGAGCCGGCTTTGACAATAGCCGCCACCAAGCCAATAGAAGCTACTACTACTAAAATGAATTTGAGCGTTGCCAGCCAAGGGCTCATCCGCCTCTGGCGGAAAAAAAGGGTTTTTTTTAAGCATGGGATTGGAATATTAAAATTTTTAGAAATTTGCTGTTTAGCCCTATCTGGTTTTATTTTACCACTATTTAGTGAATAAAACCAACTGATTTATCCACAATGTAAAACTCCAGACACAAACTCCAGACACCGAGTGTCCAAGAGGACACTCGGTGTCTTTGTCTTAGTCTTTCCAATATAAAAAAGCCGTTCTGATGCTGCCAGAGCGGCCCTTGGTAAAGTCTAAAAAAACTATTTATTCCTAAATGTCAGCAACAGTCACGGACTGCGAAACAATTATCATGATAGCAACTAAAGGGTATTCTCTGTTAAATTTGTAAATCATTGCCATGACTTCAAAAAGAATCTGAGCAGCTACCCTGACAAATTCTTGCCGATAAAGCAATATTTTTCCGGTGCAGGGAATCAGGCCATTTTCCAAGCCTAAACCCATTCTAATTTCTATCTCGCAGGGCAACCCTGCAAAACGTTTGATTGAATCCCGGATTTGCATAACCAACGGATTCTCATTATATTGCTGGTCAGAAGTCAAAACATTAATCCCCGTCTTAGTCGTAAAAACAAAGTCTTGACAATCGCGCAATTTGGAAAATTCTTTAGACTCAATAGTAATCATCTTTCCTCCTTCCTCCTCTCACGATACACGATGCGCGTATCACAATACAAGACGAGTTATTCGGGATTGTGTTCGTGTATCGTAATGTGAGTCGTGTTATGCGTAGCGTGAATCGTGATTTAGGCAATCCCATATTTACCTCCACTCTTGAGGTGAACTTTTGGGAAAATGTTTTTCAACTGCTTGCCAAAAACCTCGAGAAGCCTCATCAAGTTTTAAGTTGACAATCTTGACTTTGCCGGTTTTTTGGTTGACTATCGCTCTGCCCTGGTCATCATTTTTAAAAACTATCAAATTGGGTGCTGGAGACGACTGGGCGCCAAAACAAAACACTAATCCAAAATCTTCTACTCTGATTCCGGCAAGGCATTGACGGAACAATTCCATATCCGCAAGCCACTGCCAAAACAGTTCCGCGGCCTCGCTAAGTTTCAAATTCATAATCTTAACTTGACAAGGCTTCTGGGTAATTTCTACTTTACCAGTACCATCACGATTTTCAAAAATTATCTGCCGAATATCAAACTTCAACTGGTTTCCGCGGTAAAATATGTCAGAGGAACAAGATATTGTTTCGGACTCTAGCAATTCTTCTGCTGCCTTTTCGAATTGATTCTTTGAGTGTAGCGGGGCTGGCTTAATATCACTGACAGTCAAAAACAAAACAGTTGCAAGCACTGCTAACCCCAACAAAAGCAACCAAAGTCTGTCTGTTCTCATGTCTAATTCCCCCTTGTTGAATTTTAAAAAGGACAATTTTACTTCTATAACCCATAACCCTCTTTATACATCGCCTCAACCTCCTTCTTATACTTACTCCCAATCACAGCCCGGCGCAGTTTTAAAGTCGGAGTTAACTCCTCGGCTTCTTGGCTAAACTCTTGGGCGATAAGCGCGAACTTTTTCACTTTTTCAAAATCAGAAAACTCGCGCAGTTGACGCTCAATTTCCTGTTCAAAAAGATGCTTGACTGCATCATTGGCCAACAGTTCTCTAATCTCTCTATAACTTATTTGTCTTTCTTTGGCAAATTCTTTTAATTTTTCAAAATCAGGCACAATTAAACTGCTTATAAACTTTCTTTGATTGCCGATAATCATGGCTTGATTAATGTATTTTGAAAGTTGCAAAGCATTTT contains:
- a CDS encoding four helix bundle protein, with translation MAQYSHLPIYIKTYEFIKFVYRVVQQFRKEYKYSLGAELQQIIWQVLDEIIQTNSLPDSQKKEGIEKISRLFDKFKIRFRLAYEIGLITSKKFSQAQKEFGG
- a CDS encoding ATP-binding protein, giving the protein MININKLEDIISDQSSAFRSKDIGVIRDINFQKYLRTNQITAISGIRRSGKSTLLAQFSRKIKQFYYISFDDERLLGFEVSDFQNLMLAFRKTHQAQTIFLDEIQNVPKWERFVRRIYDEGYKVFITGSNAKLLGSELATHLTGRYFKIDLYPFSFKEFLMFKKKDFQMKGTIAQADILKNFDYYLKQGGFPEFVKHQDSEFVKRIYEDVIYKDLLVRFQIKDTKNFKQLANYLFANFTQEISYHSLKNTLNFKSATSVKNYLEFMQESYLIFELYKYDYSLKKQYVSDKKVYVIDNGMRNTVAFSFSEDKGKMLENLIFIELKRRGQEIYYYKDKKECDFIIKEKNKITSAVQATLALTKENKKREIEGLLEAMDEFKLKQGLILTLNEEDIIKIDKKKLIIKPVYKWLIGTDV
- a CDS encoding DUF1566 domain-containing protein, with protein sequence MSPWLATLKFILVVVASIGLVAAIVKAGSLTPSASPAATFYTLTDIYNRLATNATNTEANHDFAPSALPAATLYTLKQIYEAIPDIATTTVKLGTSYLGVAGTLTPDGGTAAAADVFSAKTAHLTADWTLDTGTLVLACATSSFDGADNLVSTAYDGAGDGSNRWCMKDTGDAADTDILAGKIAWVDGVEVTGSITTQTLSDANDTVSAGYYEATTLAAVDSYLASANIKSGVTIFGFAGNVNVVDTSAGDAAAGDIANDKIAFVDGAQVTGSMFTNQKNQTKDDWVSSTGTSGEYTGEEATWTIIADLPASDYQAINYLGSVAAGEDEPSELDLFSGMIKRDGRTGLYWSDVAAEAGSASSTKNTFGAVTDGTRPTGGRAIGFCNALNSYNSGGGFGGYSDWYLPTQKQLQQAYIDGSANSLPNPGNNFWSSTENYNNTANAWNVNLNNGNTSYGTKTFSYNVRCVR